From Sardina pilchardus chromosome 9, fSarPil1.1, whole genome shotgun sequence, a single genomic window includes:
- the arfrp1 gene encoding ADP-ribosylation factor-related protein 1, whose protein sequence is MYTLLSGLYKYMFQKDEYCILILGLDNAGKTTFLEQTKTKFSKNYKGMSLSKITTTVGLNIGTIDVGKARLMFWDLGGQEELQSLWDKYYAESHGVIYVIDSTDEERLTESKNAFEKMISSEVLEGVPLLVLANKQDVENCLSVPDIKTAFSDCAPKIGKRDCLVQPCTALTGDGVNEGIEWMVKCVIRNIHRPPRQKDIT, encoded by the exons ATGTATACGCTATTGTCGGGTTTGTATAAATACATGTTTCAGAAGGACGAGTACTGCATCTTGATTCTCGGACTGGACAATGCAGGAAAAACG ACCTTCTTGGAGCAAACCAAGACTAAGTTTAGTAAAAATTACAAAGGAATGAGTCTCTCGAAGATCACGACAACAGTCGGTCTAAACA TTGGCACCATTGACGTCGGGAAAGCTCGTCTGATGTTTTGGGATCTTGGCGGCCAAGAAGAGTTGCAGTCATTGTGGGACAAA TATTATGCAGAGTCTCATGGCGTGATCTATGTTATTGACTCAACTGATGAAGAACGACTGACTGAATCCAAGAATGCATTTG AAAAAATGATCAGCAGTGAGGTTTTGGAAGGAGTACCGCTTCTTGTGCTAGCCAATAAACAAGATGTAGAG AACTGCCTGTCTGTCCCTGACATTAAGACGGCTTTCAGTGACTGTGCCCCAAAGATTGGGAAACGGGACTGTCTCGTTCAGCCCTGCACTGCTTTAACAGG GGATGGAGTGAACGAAGGCATTGAATGGATGGTAAAGTGCGTCATCCGGAACATTCATCGGCCTCCAAGACAAAAGGACATCACATAA
- the LOC134092070 gene encoding neuronal acetylcholine receptor subunit alpha-4: MSRAQAEGRLLQTLFTGYNKLARPVANMSEAVRVSFGLSIAQLIDVDEKNQMMTTNVWLKQEWYDYKLRWDPADYDNVTSMRIPSQFIWRPDIVLYNNADGDFTVTHLTKAHLFHDGRIKWVPPAIYKSSCSIDVTFFPFDRQNCTMKFGSWTYDRGKIDLVSMSDYVDQKDYWESGEWVIVNAVATYNIKKYKCCSEIYSDITYSFLIKRLPLFYTINLIMPCLLISCLTVLVFYLPSASGEKVQLCISVLLSLTVFLLLITEIIPSTSLVIPLIGEYLLFIMIFVTLSIIITVFVLNVHHRAPHTHSMPPWVRRLFLDVVPHFLFIRRPSQKPTGAPPPRKRMSSTPLFAGQETELDLASSRSPRASLVPRGSSSSLGLVAIESVQYIADHLRAEHADFSVKGEWMYVAMVIDRIFLWMFILVCIMGTAGLFLPPWWSGMI; the protein is encoded by the exons ATGTCCAGGGCTCAGGCGGAAGGGAGACTGCTGCAGACGTTGTTCACTGGCTATAATAAACTGGCTCGCCCTGTGGCCAACATGTCAGAGGCCGTGCGTGTTAGCTTTGGCCTGTCAATTGCTCAGCTCATTGATGTG GATGAGAAAAATCAAATGATGACCACTAATGTCTGGCTGAAACAA GAATGGTATGATTACAAGCTGCGATGGGACCCTGCTGATTACGACAATGTTACTTCCATGCGAATTCCATCTCAGTTCATATGGAGGCCAGATATTGTTCTCTACAATAA CGCAGATGGAGATTTCACTGTGACTCACTTGACCAAGGCCCATTTGTTTCATGATGGCAGGATCAAGTGGGTGCCGCCTGCCATCTACAAAAGTTCATGCAGCATCGATGTTACCTTCTTCCCCTTTGACCGGCAGAACTGTACCATGAAGTTCGGCTCCTGGACCTATGACCGTGGCAAGATCGACCTGGTCAGCATGTCCGACTATGTAGACCAGAAGGACTACTGGGAAAGCGGGGAGTGGGTGATTGTGAACGCCGTGGCCACTTACAACATCAAGAAGTACAAGTGCTGTTCGGAGATCTACTCAGACATCACGTATTCCTTCCTGATTAAAAGGCTGCCACTGTTCTACACCATCAATCTCATCATGCCGTGTCTCCTTATCTCCTGCTTGACCGTGCTGGTCTTCTACCTCCCGTCGGCCAGCGGCGAGAAGGTCCAGCTGTGCATCTCCgtgctcctctccctcaccGTCTTCCTCCTGCTCATCACCGAGATCATCCCATCCACCTCGCTGGTCATCCCGCTCATTGGCGAGTACCTGCTCTTCATCATGATCTTCGTCACGctctccatcatcatcaccgtGTTTGTGTTGAACGTGCACCACCGCGCCCCGCACACTCACTCCATGCCGCCGTGGGTACGTCGGCTCTTCCTGGACGTGGTGCCCCACTTCCTGTTCATACGGCGGCCGAGTCAGAAGCCGACAGGCGCCCCCCCGCCACGAAAAAGGATGAGCAGTACGCCCTTGTTTGCGGGGCAAGAAACGGAGCTGGATCTGGCTTCTTCGCGCTCCCCCAGAGCCAGCCTCGTGCCCAGAGGCAGCTCGTCGTCTCTGGGACTGG TGGCCATCGAGAGTGTGCAATACATTGCTGACCACCTCAGAGCAGAACATGCCGATTTCTCA GTGAAAGGAGAGTGGATGTATGTGGCGATGGTCATTGATCGGATCTTCCTGTGGATGTTCATATTGGTGTGCATTATGGGTACAGCAgggctctttctccctccctggtGGTCTGGAATGATATAG
- the stmn3 gene encoding stathmin-3, which translates to MTSTVSAYSDKIREMSLVSLICSCFHTHPHPNTLAHYEDMEVKALNKRASGQAFEVILKSPTDLSPDRPQSLALPQKKDVSLTELKQRQEAAEERRKSQEAKVLKQLEGKREHEKKVLHKAQEGNNHFSKKTEEKLNHKMEIIKENRNAQLNALKQRLREKEIHAAEVRRNKEMQADLSG; encoded by the exons ATGACGAGCACCGTCTCCG CGTATTCAGACAAGATCAGAGAGATGTCTCTGGTGTCTCTCATCTGTTCctgcttccacacacaccctcacccaaaTACCCTCGCCCACTATGAAG ATATGGAGGTGAAGGCGCTGAATAAGCGGGCCTCGGGCCAGGCCTTCGAGGTCATTCTGAAAAGTCCGACCGACTTGTCTCCGGACCGGCCTCAGAGTCTGGCTCTGCCCCAGAAAAAGGACGTCTCTCTGACCGAGCTGAAGCAAAGACAGGAGGctgctgaggagaggaggaag TCTCAGGAGGCCAAGGTGCTCAAGCAACTAGAAGGGAAGAGGGAGCATGAGAAGAAAGTGCTCCACAAGGCCCAGGAAGGAAACAACCACTTCAGCAAGAAGACAGAGGAGAAGCTGAACCACAAGATGGAGATCATCAAAGAGAACCGCAACGCGCAACTCAATGCCCTCAAACAGCGTCTCCGTGAGAAG GAGATCCATGCCGCAGAAGTCCGCAGGAACAAGGAGATGCAGGCCGATCTCTCTGGCTGA